The nucleotide window GGCCTTGGTCAGGTCGAAGCTGAAATCGAACAGCCGGGTCTTGTCCTCGGCCATCGCCACCTGGACGAACTCGGGCATGCCGCCGTTGAGGTGGTAGATGATGAAGCCGATGGCGAAGATCGCCCCGCCGAACATCACGAAGACCTGTACGAAATCCGTCCAGATGACCGCCTTCATGCCGCCCAGCGTGGTGTAGAGGATGGTGAACACCCCCATGATGAGGATGCTCCACACCACGTCGATGCCGGTGATGGTGGCGATGGCCAGCGCCGGCAGGAACAGGATCACGCTCATCCGGCTGCCGATCTGCATGGCGATGCACAGCGCGCTGGCCAGCATGCGGATGGCCGGATGGAAGCGCTTCTCCAGGTAGGAGAACACCGACATCAGGTCCAGCCGGCGCAGCAGCGGCACGATCCACACCGCGACGAACATCAGGCCGAGCACCGCGATCAGGTTGTTGGTGAGGTACTGCCAGTTGGTCTCGAACGCCTTGGCCGGAATGGCGATGAAACTGATGGAACTGGTGTTGGTGGCGTACAGGCTGACGCCCGCGGCCCAGAACGGGATGCTGCGTCCGCCGACGAAGAAGTCGGCCGTGGAGGCCCGTTTCTCCTGCAGGTAGAAGTACAAGCCGATGCCGACCATGGCCGCCAGGTAGACCACGATGACCAGCCAGTCCAGCCACTTGAGCAGGTAGGTGCCGCCGACCAGTGCCACCGTGCGCAGCGCGCCGGTGCGGGCGTCCACGCCGGCCACGCCATCGCCCCACGCCGTCATCGATGCGGGCAGTCCCCCGGCGGGCGTATCCAGTTCGGCCCAGGCGCCGGTGATGGTGTGGAAGGTGGCGAGGCGGGCCGCCGCCGGATCGTCGTGGGATTGCAACGCATAGAGCACGTGCGCCTGGCCGACCGCACGCGCCGGGCCATCCGCGACGAGCTTCCCCGGTACCGGCGGCAACGCGCGCCAGCCGCCGTCGCGCGACCAGCGCCACAGATGATCGGCCGCTTGTCCGGGCACGGTGACCACCAGTTCGCCGCGCTGCGCGACCAGCGACCCGGGTACGCCCGTACCCGGCCACGAGGGCAATATCTGCCACGGCGCGGTGTCCTCGGCCACCGCGCGACGCAGGAACAGCACCTGTCCTGCGCCGTCCTGTCCGGACGCATACAGGGTGTCTGCGCTTTCGGCGAGTTCCACGTGCCGCAGTTGTCGTGGAAAAGGAGGCAGCGCGCGCCAGGCCAGTGTGTCGCCGCTCCGCGATGCGCGCGCCAGGCCGGCGATGTCCGTGCCGTCGCGCGTGCGCTGCAGTCGATAGAGCCGCCCCTGCGCAGCGTTGCGCCATGCGCCGTCTGCCGCGGCCGCGGGCGGCACCCGCAGCGGATGCCAGCGCGAACTGGAAGGGTCCCACCAGGATGCGCCGGCGTCGCCCGCGGCCAGCAGCGTTCCCTCCAGTGTGTACAGGCCGCGCACCGGCTCGGGCGGCGCGGGCAGCGTGGAGGTGGTCAGCCGGGTCAGGCTTTCCGCCATCGCAGGACGGCATGCCATGGCCAGCACGACCAGCACCAGCAGACACACCGCTTCCGACGAGCGCCGCCAACGCCCCCGTACCCAGGTACGACCCGCTCCGCCGCGCATCACCGGTGCTCCCGTTCCAGCATGGCCAGGATCGCCCGCGCGCGCGCCAGGAAGGGTGCATCCACCATCCGGCCATCGACGGCGAACGCGCTTCCGTCCATCGTCGCCGCGCCGACGATGCGACGGGCCGCTTCGATCTCTTCTTCCGACGGCGAGAATGCGGCGTTGGCCCAGGCCACCTGGCGCGGATGCACGCAGCTCTTGCCCGCAAAGCCCAGCGCACGCGCCGAATCGGCCTCGGCCATGAAGCCCGCTTCGTCGTGCAGCCCGGGGAATGCGGCGTCGTAGGCGAACACGCCCGCCTCCGCCGCGGCCATCCGCAGCGCGTACTGCGCGGCGTGCACGTTGCGCAGGTCCGAGCGGCGGATGCCGTGGGGTTCGAACAGGTCGCCCAGGCCCAGTTGCAGGCCGCGAACGCGCGGATGCGCCCGGGCGATCTGCGCGGCGTGACGCAGAGCGCGCGGTGTCTCGATGTTGACCAGCAGGCCGACGGCCCGGCGCACCCCCGCCTGCAGCTCGACCGCTTCGATCTCGCCGATCGCCTGGCGGAGCTGTTCCACCGACTCGATCTTGGGCAGGTTCAGCAGGTCGATATCCAGGGGCAGGACGGCGCGCAGATCGTCCTCCCAGCCGGAGGTGTGCCAGGCGTTCACCCGTACCACGACCTGCTTGTCCGCGGTGCGGTGCGGTGCGCCGCGCAGGAAGGCGGCGACCTGCGCGCGCGCCTCGCCCTTGTCGCCGCCGGCCACCGCATCTTCCAGGTCGAGGGACAGCATGTCGGTCGCGCTCGCCAGCGCCTTGGCG belongs to Pseudoxanthomonas sp. F37 and includes:
- a CDS encoding sodium:solute symporter; the protein is MACRPAMAESLTRLTTSTLPAPPEPVRGLYTLEGTLLAAGDAGASWWDPSSSRWHPLRVPPAAAADGAWRNAAQGRLYRLQRTRDGTDIAGLARASRSGDTLAWRALPPFPRQLRHVELAESADTLYASGQDGAGQVLFLRRAVAEDTAPWQILPSWPGTGVPGSLVAQRGELVVTVPGQAADHLWRWSRDGGWRALPPVPGKLVADGPARAVGQAHVLYALQSHDDPAAARLATFHTITGAWAELDTPAGGLPASMTAWGDGVAGVDARTGALRTVALVGGTYLLKWLDWLVIVVYLAAMVGIGLYFYLQEKRASTADFFVGGRSIPFWAAGVSLYATNTSSISFIAIPAKAFETNWQYLTNNLIAVLGLMFVAVWIVPLLRRLDLMSVFSYLEKRFHPAIRMLASALCIAMQIGSRMSVILFLPALAIATITGIDVVWSILIMGVFTILYTTLGGMKAVIWTDFVQVFVMFGGAIFAIGFIIYHLNGGMPEFVQVAMAEDKTRLFDFSFDLTKATVWGFIFLVLFDVVLTFPKDQVLMQRVLSTKSDREAGRSIWTFAAIMIPGGFFFYAIGTALYVYYQSHPERMNPLLPIDATFPLFIAAELPMGVTGLIIAGIFAAAMSTLSSIINSVSTLASVDFYEKLARNPTPKKSVLFAEIMGVLVGLAGIGIALLLSRYDIHSLFDVSIELAGLLGGGFAGAYTLGMFTRRANAQGVAIGIGGSIALTLLVWSMGLVHPYFYLGISILLCIVIGYAASWLFPPPAQSLQGLTIHRQDAVAPAE
- a CDS encoding CoA ester lyase, whose protein sequence is MRSKLFVPGNRPALFAKALASATDMLSLDLEDAVAGGDKGEARAQVAAFLRGAPHRTADKQVVVRVNAWHTSGWEDDLRAVLPLDIDLLNLPKIESVEQLRQAIGEIEAVELQAGVRRAVGLLVNIETPRALRHAAQIARAHPRVRGLQLGLGDLFEPHGIRRSDLRNVHAAQYALRMAAAEAGVFAYDAAFPGLHDEAGFMAEADSARALGFAGKSCVHPRQVAWANAAFSPSEEEIEAARRIVGAATMDGSAFAVDGRMVDAPFLARARAILAMLEREHR